One region of Bosea sp. 29B genomic DNA includes:
- a CDS encoding phasin family protein — MIQQFETIQKASKENVDAALKAFGATSKGVQALAVEATDYAKKSFEAGTATIEKLAGVKTLDKAIEIQSDYVKTAFEGYVAQVTKIGELYAAIAKDAYKPFEGIVAKAVPTPAK, encoded by the coding sequence ATGATCCAGCAGTTCGAGACCATCCAGAAGGCTTCCAAAGAGAACGTCGATGCCGCTCTGAAGGCGTTCGGCGCCACCTCGAAGGGCGTGCAGGCTCTGGCCGTCGAGGCCACCGACTACGCCAAGAAGTCGTTCGAGGCCGGCACGGCCACGATCGAGAAGCTTGCCGGCGTGAAGACGCTCGACAAGGCCATCGAGATCCAGTCGGACTACGTCAAGACCGCTTTCGAGGGCTATGTCGCCCAGGTCACCAAGATCGGCGAGCTCTATGCCGCGATCGCCAAGGACGCCTACAAGCCGTTCGAGGGCATCGTCGCCAAGGCCGTCCCGACCCCGGCCAAGTGA
- the clpS gene encoding ATP-dependent Clp protease adapter ClpS — protein sequence MASKPRAPSGPTDNDRSGTGTAVLTRTRTRKPNLYRVLILNDDYTPMEFVVHVLERFFNKDRAEATRIMMHVHQNGVGECGVFTYEVAETKVTLVMDLARKHMHPLQCVMEKK from the coding sequence CTGGCATCGAAGCCGCGGGCGCCATCCGGCCCGACCGACAATGACCGCAGCGGAACCGGCACCGCGGTCCTGACCCGCACCAGGACACGCAAGCCTAATCTCTACCGCGTGCTGATCCTCAACGACGACTACACGCCGATGGAGTTCGTGGTGCATGTGCTGGAGCGGTTCTTCAACAAGGACCGGGCCGAGGCGACGCGCATCATGATGCACGTCCACCAGAATGGCGTCGGCGAATGCGGCGTCTTCACCTACGAGGTTGCCGAGACCAAGGTCACGCTGGTGATGGATCTCGCCCGCAAGCACATGCATCCGCTGCAATGCGTGATGGAGAAGAAGTAG
- a CDS encoding aromatic ring-hydroxylating dioxygenase subunit alpha, translating to MSRSTIAMDASTATEAPPANEFREPPREAWYCVKSSGSLATGAMASVTVLGEQVVIGRTKLGELFALRDRCPHRGAPLSEGRFDGVAITCPFHGWRFGADGRCRAMPTLVDGDVTDPGQVKVGEFPIRESDGIIWLYLGTRPELAPPVPALALAGKTRCRVAVSVLVEASYDLSVLSLIDPGHVGYVHNSWWWRPTATAQEKVKDFEPLPFGFRMKAHKAAANSRGYRLLGRPQTEVDFLLPGQRIERIRLGERAIVNATFATPIDARRTLLTNVLLSDLPQLMPLAPLIRWAGHAFLRQDQRILELAQQGLERKPTMLLLGQADRLAQWYFRLKRDYATARREGIVFSNGLTPERLRWRT from the coding sequence ATGAGCCGTTCGACGATTGCCATGGACGCATCGACCGCCACCGAGGCGCCGCCGGCGAACGAGTTCCGTGAGCCGCCCCGGGAGGCCTGGTACTGCGTCAAGAGCTCCGGCAGCCTGGCGACGGGCGCGATGGCGAGCGTGACGGTTCTCGGCGAGCAGGTCGTGATCGGCCGCACGAAGCTCGGCGAGCTCTTCGCCTTGCGCGATCGCTGCCCGCATCGCGGCGCGCCCCTGTCCGAGGGGCGGTTCGACGGCGTCGCGATCACCTGCCCCTTCCATGGCTGGCGCTTCGGAGCCGATGGTCGCTGCCGGGCGATGCCGACGCTGGTCGATGGCGACGTCACCGATCCCGGCCAGGTCAAGGTCGGCGAGTTCCCGATCCGCGAGAGCGACGGCATCATCTGGCTCTATCTCGGTACGCGGCCGGAGCTTGCGCCGCCGGTGCCTGCCTTGGCGCTTGCAGGCAAGACGCGCTGCCGCGTCGCCGTCTCGGTTCTGGTTGAGGCCTCCTATGATCTCAGCGTGCTCAGCCTGATCGACCCCGGACATGTCGGCTACGTCCATAACTCCTGGTGGTGGCGGCCGACCGCGACGGCACAGGAGAAGGTCAAGGACTTCGAGCCGCTGCCCTTCGGCTTCCGGATGAAGGCGCATAAGGCGGCGGCGAACTCGCGCGGCTATCGCCTCCTCGGGCGGCCGCAGACGGAAGTCGACTTCCTGCTGCCCGGCCAGCGGATCGAACGGATCCGTCTCGGCGAGCGCGCGATCGTCAACGCGACCTTCGCGACGCCGATCGATGCGCGCCGGACGCTGCTGACCAATGTGCTGCTGTCGGACCTGCCGCAGCTCATGCCGCTCGCGCCGTTGATCAGATGGGCGGGCCACGCCTTCCTGCGCCAGGACCAGCGGATTCTCGAACTCGCCCAGCAGGGTCTGGAGCGCAAGCCGACCATGCTGCTGCTGGGGCAGGCCGACCGGCTGGCGCAATGGTATTTCCGCCTGAAGCGCGACTATGCCACAGCTCGCCGGGAGGGCATCGTTTTCTCCAATGGGCTTACTCCGGAGCGGCTGCGCTGGCGGACCTGA
- the clpA gene encoding ATP-dependent Clp protease ATP-binding subunit ClpA, which translates to MPSFSRSLEQALHRALALANERHHEYATLEHLLLALVDDQDAAAVMRACSVDLDTLRRNLVDYIDAELTNLVTDGRDDSKPTAGFQRVIQRAVIHVQSSGREEVTGANVLVAMFAERESHAAYFLQEQDMTRYDAVNYISHGIAKRPGASESRPVRGAEEEPEQREQRSEQANDGDKDKKKKESALDAYCVNLNRKARDGRIDPLIGREAEVQRTIQILCRRQKNNPLLVGDPGVGKTAIAEGLALKIVRGEVPEVLEDATVFSLDMGTLLAGTRYRGDFEERLKQVMKEIEQHPKAVMFIDEIHTVIGAGATSGGAMDASNLLKPALASGGLRCIGSTTYKEYRQYFEKDRALVRRFQKIDVNEPSVPDTIEILKGLKPYFEEFHKLRYTNDAIKAAVELSARYIHDRKLPDKAIDVIDETGASQMLVTEAKRKKTIGVKEIEAAVATMARIPAKTVSKDDAEVLRNLETTLKRTVYGQEKAIEALSSSIKLARAGLRDGEKPIGCYLFAGPTGVGKTEVARQLASSLGVELVRFDMSEYMERHTVSRLIGAPPGYVGFDQGGLLTDQIDQHPHCVLLLDEIEKAHPDLFNILLQVMDHGKLTDNNGKQVDFRNVILIMTTNAGAADMARNAYGFTRQKREGDDTEAINKLFAPEFRNRLDATISFGHLPKTVVARVVDKFVLQLEAQLADRNVTIELSDEAREWLVDNGYDEAMGARPMARLIQQTIKTPLADEVLFGRLKNGGAVKVVVIQSETGIKVLGLEFPDGPVKPKPEKDVAAAAEKRTRKPRAKTPGKAKAAGSGGAKRGPKPDAPVEPPKARSVRTVPKVPLTKA; encoded by the coding sequence TTGCCGAGCTTCTCGCGCAGCCTCGAACAGGCGCTTCACCGGGCCCTCGCGCTCGCCAATGAGCGCCACCATGAATATGCGACGCTGGAACACCTGCTGTTGGCGCTGGTCGACGACCAGGACGCCGCCGCGGTGATGCGCGCCTGCAGCGTCGATCTCGACACGCTGCGCCGCAACCTCGTCGACTACATCGATGCGGAATTGACCAACCTCGTCACCGACGGGCGCGACGATTCCAAGCCGACCGCCGGCTTCCAGCGCGTGATCCAGCGCGCGGTGATCCATGTCCAGTCGTCCGGCCGCGAGGAGGTGACCGGGGCGAACGTGCTCGTGGCGATGTTCGCCGAGCGCGAGAGCCATGCCGCCTACTTCCTGCAGGAGCAGGACATGACCCGCTACGACGCGGTCAACTATATCAGCCACGGCATCGCCAAGCGTCCTGGCGCCAGCGAGAGCCGGCCCGTGCGCGGCGCCGAAGAGGAGCCGGAGCAGCGCGAGCAGCGCAGCGAGCAGGCCAATGACGGCGACAAGGACAAGAAGAAAAAGGAAAGCGCCCTTGACGCTTACTGCGTCAACCTCAACCGCAAGGCGCGCGACGGGCGCATCGACCCGCTGATCGGCCGTGAGGCCGAGGTGCAGCGCACCATCCAGATCCTCTGCCGCCGGCAGAAGAACAATCCGCTGCTGGTCGGCGATCCCGGCGTCGGCAAGACCGCGATCGCCGAGGGCCTGGCGCTCAAGATCGTGCGCGGCGAGGTGCCGGAGGTGCTGGAGGACGCGACCGTCTTCTCGCTCGACATGGGCACGCTGCTCGCCGGCACGCGCTATCGCGGCGATTTCGAGGAACGCCTCAAGCAGGTGATGAAGGAGATCGAGCAGCACCCGAAGGCGGTCATGTTCATCGACGAGATCCATACGGTGATCGGCGCCGGTGCGACCTCGGGCGGCGCGATGGACGCCTCGAATCTGCTGAAGCCGGCGCTGGCCTCGGGCGGGCTACGCTGCATCGGTTCGACCACCTACAAGGAATACCGCCAGTATTTCGAGAAGGACCGGGCGCTGGTGCGCCGCTTCCAGAAGATCGACGTCAACGAGCCGTCGGTGCCGGACACGATCGAGATCCTGAAGGGGCTGAAGCCCTATTTCGAGGAATTCCACAAGCTGCGCTACACCAACGACGCCATCAAGGCGGCGGTGGAGCTGTCGGCGCGCTACATCCATGACCGCAAGCTGCCGGACAAGGCGATCGACGTGATCGACGAGACCGGCGCCTCGCAGATGCTGGTGACCGAGGCCAAGCGCAAGAAGACGATCGGCGTCAAGGAGATCGAGGCGGCGGTCGCGACCATGGCGCGCATCCCGGCCAAGACCGTCTCCAAGGACGATGCCGAGGTGCTGCGCAACCTTGAGACCACGCTGAAGCGCACCGTCTACGGTCAGGAGAAGGCGATCGAGGCGCTATCCTCGTCGATCAAGCTCGCCCGTGCCGGCCTGCGCGACGGCGAGAAGCCGATCGGCTGCTACCTCTTCGCCGGCCCGACCGGCGTCGGCAAGACCGAGGTCGCGCGCCAGCTCGCCTCCTCGCTCGGCGTCGAGCTCGTGCGATTCGACATGTCGGAATACATGGAGCGCCACACCGTCTCGCGGCTGATCGGCGCGCCTCCGGGTTATGTCGGCTTCGACCAGGGCGGCCTCCTGACCGACCAGATCGACCAGCATCCGCATTGCGTGCTGCTGCTCGACGAGATCGAGAAGGCGCATCCCGACCTGTTCAACATCCTCCTGCAGGTGATGGACCACGGCAAGCTGACCGACAACAACGGCAAACAGGTCGATTTCAGGAACGTCATCCTGATCATGACCACCAATGCCGGCGCCGCAGACATGGCCAGGAACGCCTATGGCTTCACCCGCCAGAAGCGCGAGGGCGACGACACCGAGGCGATCAACAAGCTGTTCGCGCCGGAGTTCCGCAACCGGCTCGACGCGACGATTTCGTTCGGCCATCTGCCGAAGACGGTCGTGGCGCGCGTCGTCGACAAGTTCGTGCTGCAGCTCGAGGCGCAGCTCGCCGACCGCAACGTCACCATCGAGCTCTCGGACGAGGCGCGCGAATGGCTGGTCGACAACGGCTATGACGAGGCGATGGGCGCCCGGCCGATGGCCCGCCTGATCCAGCAGACGATCAAGACGCCGCTCGCCGACGAGGTGCTGTTCGGCCGCTTGAAGAATGGCGGCGCGGTCAAGGTCGTGGTGATCCAGTCCGAGACCGGCATCAAGGTGCTCGGCCTCGAATTCCCCGACGGGCCGGTCAAGCCCAAGCCGGAGAAGGACGTCGCTGCCGCAGCCGAGAAGCGCACGCGCAAGCCGCGGGCGAAAACGCCGGGTAAGGCCAAGGCGGCCGGCTCCGGCGGCGCCAAGCGCGGGCCGAAGCCGGATGCTCCGGTCGAGCCGCCGAAGGCGCGCAGCGTCCGTACCGTCCCGAAGGTTCCGTTGACCAAGGCCTGA
- a CDS encoding AzlC family ABC transporter permease → MAQSDGEMTEAAPDQWLRPWARGFRDAAMLPAWVVGLSLMGVGSLARDVGYPVEAAVLSTILVWAGPSQVLFFASIAAGAAWSAIALAIGFASLRFLPMTVALLPLLRRPGQSVAQQMLIAHFVAVTAWVEALRRLPNIPPEQRVGYFLGFANALITVSALCTYAGFHLAGIVPAPVAAGLLCLTPIFFLSSMVAGIRGHGDMVAIGLGLALAPVAGWAIGGGFDLIASGIAGGSIAFLVQRWRKARKAGA, encoded by the coding sequence ATGGCGCAGAGCGATGGCGAGATGACCGAGGCTGCCCCCGACCAATGGCTGAGACCATGGGCGCGCGGCTTCCGCGATGCCGCGATGCTGCCCGCTTGGGTCGTCGGGCTTTCGCTGATGGGCGTCGGCTCATTGGCGCGCGATGTCGGCTATCCCGTCGAGGCGGCCGTGCTCTCGACGATTCTGGTCTGGGCTGGCCCGTCGCAGGTGCTGTTCTTTGCCTCGATCGCCGCAGGCGCCGCCTGGAGCGCCATCGCGCTCGCCATCGGTTTCGCCTCGCTGCGCTTCCTGCCGATGACCGTGGCGCTGCTGCCGCTGTTGCGCCGGCCGGGCCAGAGCGTGGCGCAGCAGATGCTGATCGCGCATTTCGTCGCGGTCACGGCCTGGGTCGAGGCGCTCAGGCGGCTGCCGAACATCCCGCCCGAACAGCGCGTCGGCTATTTCCTCGGCTTCGCCAATGCGCTGATCACCGTCAGCGCGCTCTGCACTTATGCCGGCTTCCATCTCGCGGGCATCGTGCCCGCGCCGGTCGCGGCCGGGTTGCTCTGCCTGACGCCGATCTTCTTCCTGTCCTCGATGGTCGCCGGCATTCGCGGCCATGGCGACATGGTCGCGATCGGGCTCGGCCTCGCGCTTGCGCCGGTGGCTGGTTGGGCGATCGGCGGCGGTTTCGATCTGATCGCCAGCGGCATCGCCGGCGGCAGCATCGCCTTCCTGGTGCAGCGCTGGCGCAAGGCGCGAAAGGCGGGCGCATGA